One window of the Methylovirgula sp. HY1 genome contains the following:
- a CDS encoding thermonuclease family protein has protein sequence MLALASALASTAGGDASAASACPSQGTLSGIVDRVNERLDIVLKDGRILHLAGLDPPQPTPDAPDFPARARDALAAEFSGGKITYLSLSPTPDRWNRSPAFVFLAGRPRAASASAASFLLAHGFARFMPVPEAHACRTRFLAAESEARTAKLGLWRDPYYAILAATNRAAFAERAATNVIVEGRLADVTSNRYRMTLDFAPRRERALTVTILQRNVAIFDRSGLGFRALIGRTLRIRGLLDLRFGPQIEIASADDVELITDKQEQRGTAKQSKSGAVPPPMQHP, from the coding sequence ATGCTCGCGCTTGCAAGCGCTTTGGCGTCGACAGCCGGAGGCGACGCTTCGGCGGCGTCCGCCTGCCCGAGCCAGGGCACGCTAAGCGGGATCGTCGACAGGGTAAACGAAAGGCTGGACATCGTCTTGAAAGACGGCCGCATCTTGCATCTCGCCGGGCTCGATCCGCCCCAGCCGACCCCCGATGCGCCCGATTTTCCGGCCCGCGCGCGTGACGCGCTGGCGGCGGAATTCAGCGGCGGCAAGATCACCTATCTGTCCCTATCGCCGACACCCGACCGCTGGAACCGGAGTCCGGCCTTTGTCTTTCTGGCGGGCCGGCCTCGCGCGGCATCCGCTTCGGCTGCGAGCTTCCTGCTCGCGCATGGTTTCGCGCGCTTCATGCCGGTGCCGGAGGCGCATGCGTGCCGGACTCGCTTTCTCGCGGCGGAATCCGAGGCCCGGACAGCCAAGCTTGGGCTTTGGCGCGATCCTTATTATGCCATCCTGGCGGCGACAAATCGCGCCGCTTTTGCTGAGCGCGCCGCCACCAATGTCATTGTCGAAGGCCGGCTTGCCGACGTAACGTCCAATCGCTATCGAATGACGCTCGATTTTGCGCCGCGCCGGGAACGCGCCCTTACGGTCACGATCCTGCAACGCAATGTCGCCATATTTGACCGGTCTGGACTGGGTTTTCGTGCTCTCATTGGCCGCACCCTGAGAATCCGCGGTCTTCTCGATCTGCGCTTTGGACCGCAAATCGAAATCGCGAGCGCCGACGACGTCGAACTCATCACGGACAAACAAGAACAACGGGGCACGGCCAAGCAAAGCAAATCCGGCGCCGTGCCACCACCCATGCAACATCCATGA
- a CDS encoding RNA-binding S4 domain-containing protein, which yields MADKQRLDKWLWFARVVKTRSLAAKLVLDGHVRVNAQRIEIPAKPVGPGDVLTIALESRIAVLRIVGIGERRGPFSEARLLFEDLNPRGEANS from the coding sequence ATGGCCGACAAGCAACGGCTGGACAAATGGCTTTGGTTTGCAAGAGTCGTCAAGACGCGGAGCTTGGCCGCGAAACTCGTCTTGGACGGTCATGTCCGGGTCAATGCGCAGCGGATCGAGATCCCAGCCAAACCGGTCGGGCCGGGCGATGTTCTGACCATCGCCCTGGAAAGCCGCATTGCCGTTTTGCGAATCGTCGGGATTGGGGAGCGACGCGGGCCCTTTTCCGAGGCTCGGTTGCTCTTCGAAGACTTGAACCCGCGCGGCGAGGCGAATAGTTGA
- a CDS encoding efflux RND transporter periplasmic adaptor subunit, producing MRALLLTAGAGLCLSLASPAFAIETLTVKPTTITDEKAVFGTVESVHVAQARVRIGGTITSLKVREGDHVEAGQILGTVSDEKLVLQMKSLAAQISGLDAQLAQAKTDLDRAQNLFQHGTIPRARLDEAQTAYNVAVNAQRSRVAARAVVEQQLSEGNVKAPTSGRVLTIPVTTGMVVLPGEPLATIAVQNFVLRLRVPERHVGFIKKGDLIRYEASELGESKPEFGHISLVYPQIEDGRVIANATVEGIGTYFVGERIRVWVSAGTRQAFIIPESFITTKFGIDYVHLRLKNGAVVSVPVQRGRPAPRPDLPDGIEILSGLDTGDVLVKP from the coding sequence ATGCGCGCGTTACTCCTCACGGCTGGGGCAGGGCTTTGTTTGAGCTTGGCCTCTCCCGCTTTCGCGATTGAAACCCTGACCGTGAAACCGACCACGATCACCGATGAGAAAGCGGTGTTCGGCACCGTCGAAAGCGTGCATGTGGCACAGGCCCGCGTGCGGATCGGCGGCACGATTACCTCGCTCAAAGTGCGCGAAGGCGATCATGTCGAGGCCGGACAGATCCTCGGCACCGTCAGTGACGAAAAGCTCGTCTTGCAGATGAAATCGCTTGCCGCGCAGATCTCCGGTCTCGACGCGCAGCTCGCGCAGGCGAAAACCGACCTGGACCGGGCCCAGAATCTCTTCCAGCATGGCACGATTCCGCGCGCCCGGCTCGATGAGGCCCAGACTGCCTACAATGTCGCGGTCAATGCGCAGCGCTCCCGCGTCGCAGCGCGCGCCGTCGTCGAGCAGCAGCTTTCGGAAGGCAATGTCAAAGCCCCCACCTCTGGCCGCGTTCTCACGATCCCGGTCACCACCGGCATGGTCGTTCTGCCGGGCGAGCCTTTGGCGACCATCGCGGTGCAAAATTTCGTGCTGCGTCTGCGGGTGCCGGAACGCCATGTCGGATTTATCAAAAAGGGCGATCTGATCCGCTATGAAGCCTCGGAACTCGGCGAGTCGAAACCGGAATTCGGCCATATCAGCCTCGTCTATCCGCAAATCGAGGATGGCCGGGTCATCGCCAATGCGACGGTCGAAGGAATCGGCACTTATTTCGTCGGCGAACGCATCCGCGTCTGGGTTTCGGCCGGCACGCGCCAAGCCTTCATCATTCCGGAAAGCTTCATCACGACGAAATTCGGCATCGATTACGTCCATCTGCGCCTCAAGAATGGTGCGGTCGTCAGCGTGCCGGTGCAGCGCGGCAGGCCGGCGCCGCGGCCGGATCTTCCAGACGGTATTGAAATTCTTTCCGGCCTCGACACCGGCGATGTTCTGGTGAAACCATGA
- a CDS encoding DUF2892 domain-containing protein: MSNIANMNKPNAANVDRAVMAFAGIINLASVLLVWFVSPYWLLLTGFVSLNLLQASITGFCPAASVFKLFGLKPGCAFK; this comes from the coding sequence ATGTCGAATATCGCCAATATGAATAAGCCCAATGCTGCGAATGTCGATCGTGCCGTCATGGCCTTTGCCGGCATCATCAATCTTGCAAGCGTCTTGCTGGTTTGGTTCGTCTCTCCCTATTGGTTGTTGTTGACGGGTTTTGTCAGCCTCAATCTGTTGCAGGCATCGATCACCGGCTTCTGTCCAGCGGCCAGTGTCTTCAAGCTTTTTGGGCTGAAGCCGGGCTGCGCCTTCAAGTGA
- a CDS encoding helix-turn-helix transcriptional regulator — translation MVARAEDAAELLKALANRHRLLIICQLIETERSVGELAEFLGIRDSTVSQHLALLRRDGLVVARREGQTIWYSIGSAPARAVLESLYGIYCAPSSQEKPIEQ, via the coding sequence ATGGTGGCAAGAGCCGAAGATGCCGCAGAGCTTCTAAAGGCGCTCGCCAACCGGCACCGGCTCCTGATCATCTGCCAGCTCATCGAGACCGAGCGCTCCGTCGGCGAACTGGCGGAATTCTTGGGAATTCGCGATTCAACCGTCTCGCAGCATCTCGCGCTGCTGCGTAGGGACGGACTCGTCGTTGCTCGCCGAGAGGGGCAGACGATTTGGTACTCCATCGGCAGCGCACCCGCCCGCGCCGTGCTCGAATCGCTCTATGGGATTTATTGCGCTCCCTCCAGCCAAGAGAAACCAATTGAGCAATGA
- a CDS encoding RNA polymerase factor sigma-32 translates to MAYLVGVGRQLVAAAKSAPFLDRDDERELASRWKYQRDENALHQLTRAHMRLVIALAVRFRHYGLPIADLIQEGHVGLLEAAARFDPDREVRFSTYATWWIRAAIQDYILRNWSIVRGGTSSAQKALFFNLRRLRARLTGGGEGSAVIFDRIAETLGVSRNDVEVMDSRLSGPDISLNAPVSDSDPSMPSQRLDFLPDDRPLPDEIVGSVIDSGRRAGWLAAALGQLSKREFDILKERRLVENTATLEALGIRLGISKERVRQIENRALEKLRRVLNDQHPHEGHEHAA, encoded by the coding sequence ATGGCATATCTCGTGGGTGTCGGCCGACAGCTCGTCGCAGCGGCGAAATCAGCACCTTTTCTCGACCGCGACGATGAACGGGAGTTGGCGTCACGCTGGAAGTACCAGCGCGACGAGAATGCGCTGCACCAATTGACTCGCGCCCATATGCGACTTGTCATCGCGCTGGCAGTTCGGTTCCGTCACTACGGCCTGCCGATTGCCGATCTCATCCAAGAAGGCCATGTCGGCCTCCTCGAAGCCGCCGCCCGATTCGATCCCGATCGCGAAGTGCGCTTTTCAACTTATGCGACCTGGTGGATCAGAGCGGCCATCCAAGATTATATTTTACGCAATTGGTCGATCGTCCGCGGCGGCACGAGTTCGGCGCAAAAGGCCCTTTTCTTTAATTTGCGGCGCCTACGCGCCAGATTGACCGGTGGCGGCGAAGGATCGGCGGTCATATTCGACCGTATTGCGGAGACCCTGGGTGTTTCGCGCAACGATGTCGAAGTCATGGATTCACGTTTGTCCGGTCCGGATATCTCGCTCAATGCGCCGGTATCCGACAGCGACCCGTCGATGCCCTCGCAACGGCTCGATTTTTTGCCGGACGATCGGCCGCTGCCGGACGAAATCGTTGGGAGCGTTATCGATTCGGGTCGCCGTGCCGGTTGGCTCGCGGCCGCGCTCGGCCAGCTTTCGAAGCGCGAATTCGATATTCTGAAGGAACGACGCCTGGTCGAGAATACGGCAACGCTGGAAGCTCTCGGTATACGGCTGGGAATTTCGAAGGAACGCGTCCGCCAGATCGAAAATCGCGCGCTCGAAAAATTGCGGCGCGTGCTGAACGATCAGCATCCGCATGAGGGGCATGAACATGCGGCTTAA
- a CDS encoding M48 family metalloprotease yields the protein MKSRSILPLTRHTGFETALPGLRRTLARFGLVLAALGLFGCAVMEGQGEKPLTAEIPAAAPHTLGVETLSSAEHKKMIAAFGGEYAYPSAEHFLNNMLAKINKAAGGTSDPYKVTILNSPIINAFALPPDKIYVTRGLLTLANDASEVAAVMAHEIGHITAHHAMLRAEQEKRAAVITQAASVIQSREKGREVAAVEQRTIARFSRQQELDADQIGINSIAKAGYDPYAAARFLNTMERARQLHASEFGQAAASQPDLLATHPSTPERVARAVAIARQFGPPGTHSTDRIAYLAAIDGMMYGDDPADGAVRGRTFIHPRLGFIFVAPQGFVLENSAQAVLGVKAGGAEALRLDSVRLTPETSLETYIGSGWIDGLLRSSVESLDVNGMPAITATARAGEWNFRIAVIRFNSDQVYRLIFAVHSLTEDAEKRFRKSIESFRHTTPDEAARVRPLHIVIVTARPGDTVEKLATHMGITNQPLEIFELLNDLHQTGPVPVGEHYKIVTE from the coding sequence ATGAAGTCGCGCTCCATCTTGCCATTGACGCGTCACACAGGTTTCGAAACGGCTCTTCCCGGCCTGCGGCGGACGCTCGCGCGGTTTGGGCTTGTGCTCGCCGCGCTCGGGCTCTTCGGCTGCGCCGTAATGGAAGGGCAAGGCGAGAAGCCGCTGACGGCGGAAATTCCAGCCGCAGCTCCGCATACGCTCGGCGTCGAGACGCTCTCCTCCGCCGAGCACAAGAAGATGATCGCGGCGTTCGGCGGCGAATATGCTTATCCCTCGGCCGAGCACTTCCTGAACAATATGCTCGCCAAGATCAACAAGGCCGCTGGCGGAACCTCGGATCCTTACAAGGTCACGATCCTCAATTCCCCGATCATCAATGCCTTCGCGCTGCCTCCCGACAAAATCTATGTGACGCGCGGGCTCTTGACCCTGGCGAATGATGCATCCGAAGTCGCAGCGGTTATGGCGCATGAGATCGGCCATATCACCGCGCATCATGCCATGCTGCGGGCGGAACAGGAAAAGCGGGCCGCCGTGATCACACAGGCTGCGAGCGTGATCCAAAGCCGCGAGAAAGGCCGGGAAGTCGCGGCGGTCGAGCAGCGCACGATCGCCCGCTTTTCTCGGCAGCAAGAGCTCGATGCGGATCAGATCGGGATCAACTCGATCGCCAAAGCCGGCTACGATCCTTATGCCGCGGCGCGCTTTCTCAATACGATGGAGCGCGCGCGCCAACTGCACGCCTCCGAATTCGGCCAAGCCGCAGCGTCGCAACCGGATCTTTTGGCGACTCATCCCTCGACACCGGAGCGTGTCGCGCGCGCTGTCGCCATCGCTCGGCAGTTCGGACCGCCCGGCACCCACAGCACCGACCGCATCGCCTATCTCGCCGCGATCGACGGCATGATGTATGGCGACGATCCTGCTGACGGCGCCGTCCGCGGGCGCACCTTCATTCATCCGCGATTGGGCTTCATTTTCGTCGCACCGCAAGGCTTCGTTTTGGAAAATTCCGCGCAAGCCGTGCTCGGCGTCAAAGCCGGCGGGGCCGAAGCCTTGCGCCTCGACAGCGTGCGCTTGACGCCTGAAACATCGCTCGAAACCTATATTGGCTCAGGCTGGATCGATGGACTTTTGCGCAGCTCGGTCGAATCTCTCGACGTGAACGGCATGCCGGCGATCACCGCCACGGCGCGGGCCGGCGAATGGAACTTCCGCATCGCCGTCATCCGTTTCAATTCCGATCAAGTCTACCGTCTGATCTTTGCCGTCCATAGCCTGACCGAGGACGCGGAAAAGCGCTTCCGCAAGTCGATCGAGTCGTTTCGCCATACGACACCTGACGAAGCCGCGCGCGTGCGGCCTTTGCATATCGTCATCGTTACGGCGCGTCCTGGGGACACCGTCGAAAAGCTGGCCACCCACATGGGAATCACTAACCAGCCGCTCGAAATTTTCGAGCTGCTCAACGATTTGCATCAGACGGGACCCGTGCCTGTCGGTGAGCATTACAAAATCGTGACCGAATGA
- a CDS encoding NAD(P)/FAD-dependent oxidoreductase produces the protein MPEAASYDAIIVGAGHNGLVCGFYLAAAGLKTLLLERRETVGGAAVTEEFHPGFRNSVAAYTVSLLNPKIIRDLDLARHGLQIAARHIDNFLPLEDGRFLKIGPGRTREQVAKFSTHDAERLDAYGGKLEMLANVLRALVLETPPNAVTGDIFQALHELIKAGRFADRLRRLGLESGRDLIEVFTASAGDYLDHWFESAPIKAAYGFDGIVGHYASPYAPGSAYVLLHHCFGEINGQKGRWGHAIGGMGAISQAMAKAVAEIGGEIRVSNAVKEVLIEKGRVIGVTTEQGQTIRGKIVVGNVNPKLLYRDLIDPAALPSAFKERIGKWRCGSGTFRMNVALAELPDFSALPGRVQAEHHTAGIIIAPSLAYMEDAYFDARRNGWAKRPVVEMVIASTLDPTLAPEGRHVASLFCQHVAPELPNGASWDDHREEVADLMIATVDSYAPNFKSSVIARQIMSPRDLERTFGLIGGDIFHGQLDLGQMFSARPMLGHADYRGPLAGLYMCGAGTHPGGGVTGAPGHNAAREILRDVKRRR, from the coding sequence ATGCCCGAGGCTGCATCTTATGACGCCATCATCGTCGGCGCCGGCCATAATGGGCTCGTTTGCGGCTTTTATCTCGCCGCGGCCGGCCTGAAGACTCTGCTGCTCGAGCGCCGCGAAACAGTCGGCGGCGCCGCGGTGACGGAAGAATTCCATCCAGGCTTCCGCAATTCGGTCGCGGCCTATACGGTTTCGCTCCTCAACCCAAAGATCATCCGCGACCTCGATCTCGCCCGCCACGGGCTCCAAATCGCGGCGCGCCACATCGACAATTTTTTGCCGCTCGAAGATGGCCGCTTTCTCAAGATCGGCCCCGGCCGCACCCGAGAGCAAGTGGCGAAATTTTCAACGCACGACGCCGAACGGCTCGACGCCTATGGCGGCAAGCTCGAAATGCTCGCCAATGTGTTGCGCGCTCTCGTGCTGGAAACCCCGCCCAATGCCGTCACCGGCGATATTTTCCAAGCCCTCCACGAATTGATCAAGGCGGGCCGGTTTGCCGATCGATTGCGCCGGCTCGGCCTCGAAAGCGGCCGCGATCTGATCGAGGTCTTCACCGCGTCGGCCGGTGATTATCTCGATCATTGGTTTGAAAGTGCGCCGATCAAAGCGGCCTATGGCTTCGACGGAATCGTCGGCCATTATGCGAGCCCCTATGCACCAGGCTCGGCCTATGTGCTGCTGCATCATTGCTTCGGCGAAATCAATGGCCAGAAAGGCCGCTGGGGCCATGCGATCGGCGGCATGGGCGCGATCAGCCAAGCCATGGCCAAGGCGGTCGCGGAAATAGGCGGCGAGATCAGGGTTTCAAATGCCGTCAAAGAGGTGCTGATCGAAAAAGGCCGCGTAATCGGCGTGACGACGGAACAGGGCCAGACCATCCGCGGAAAGATCGTCGTCGGCAATGTCAATCCAAAGCTGCTTTATCGCGATCTGATCGATCCCGCCGCTCTCCCCTCCGCATTCAAGGAACGCATCGGCAAATGGCGCTGCGGCTCCGGCACGTTCCGGATGAATGTCGCACTCGCGGAACTGCCGGATTTTTCGGCTCTGCCCGGCCGCGTGCAGGCCGAACATCACACCGCCGGCATCATCATCGCGCCGAGCCTTGCTTATATGGAAGACGCCTATTTCGACGCGCGCCGGAACGGTTGGGCGAAACGGCCGGTCGTCGAAATGGTGATTGCTTCGACGCTCGATCCGACGCTTGCGCCGGAAGGCCGGCATGTCGCAAGTCTCTTCTGCCAGCATGTCGCGCCCGAACTACCGAACGGCGCCAGCTGGGACGATCATCGCGAAGAGGTCGCCGATCTCATGATTGCAACCGTCGATTCCTACGCGCCCAATTTCAAAAGCTCGGTGATCGCGCGGCAAATCATGAGCCCGCGCGATCTCGAGCGGACCTTTGGCCTCATCGGCGGCGATATTTTTCACGGCCAGCTGGATCTCGGGCAAATGTTTTCGGCGCGGCCGATGCTTGGCCATGCGGATTATCGCGGCCCCCTCGCTGGGCTTTATATGTGCGGCGCCGGCACCCATCCGGGCGGCGGCGTCACCGGCGCGCCCGGACATAATGCTGCGCGCGAAATCCTGCGCGACGTCAAGCGACGACGATGA
- the trxA gene encoding thioredoxin, giving the protein MSGRHIVCPHCAATNRVPEDKPLGEAQCGACHEPLFQGHPVPVDTAKFKKHRNSNDIAVLVDVWAPWCGPCRMMAPSFEQAAEMLEPEVRLLKLNSDEEQDVARDLGVRGIPSLFLFQGGRVVAHTAGAMDTNGIIAWVKSNLPS; this is encoded by the coding sequence ATGAGCGGACGTCACATCGTCTGTCCGCATTGCGCGGCGACCAACCGTGTCCCGGAGGATAAGCCTTTGGGCGAGGCGCAGTGCGGTGCTTGCCACGAGCCCTTGTTTCAGGGCCACCCGGTTCCCGTCGATACGGCAAAATTCAAAAAGCACCGGAACAGCAACGATATTGCGGTGCTCGTCGATGTCTGGGCGCCGTGGTGCGGACCTTGCCGCATGATGGCGCCGAGCTTCGAGCAAGCGGCGGAAATGCTGGAACCGGAAGTCCGGCTTTTGAAGCTCAATTCGGATGAGGAACAAGATGTCGCGCGCGATCTCGGTGTGCGCGGCATTCCGAGCCTCTTCCTGTTTCAGGGCGGCCGTGTCGTCGCGCATACGGCCGGCGCAATGGATACGAATGGCATCATCGCATGGGTGAAAAGCAATCTGCCATCATGA
- the fdxA gene encoding ferredoxin FdxA — MTFVVVENCIKCKYTDCVEVCPVDCFYEGENMLVIHPDECIDCGVCEPECPAGAIKPDTKKGLEDWLKLNKDMAKVWPNISHKRKHDPSAKEFDGQAGKLALFSPEPGTGD; from the coding sequence ATGACTTTCGTCGTCGTCGAGAATTGCATCAAATGCAAATATACGGATTGTGTCGAAGTCTGTCCGGTGGATTGCTTTTACGAAGGTGAGAATATGCTCGTCATTCATCCGGACGAGTGCATCGATTGTGGTGTCTGCGAGCCGGAGTGTCCGGCGGGCGCGATTAAGCCTGATACGAAAAAAGGCCTCGAGGACTGGCTTAAGCTTAACAAGGATATGGCCAAAGTCTGGCCGAATATCTCGCATAAGCGCAAGCATGATCCCTCGGCGAAGGAATTTGACGGCCAAGCCGGCAAATTGGCCCTGTTTTCGCCGGAGCCCGGCACCGGCGATTAA
- a CDS encoding CarD family transcriptional regulator, whose amino-acid sequence MQKKAASAKRVQKAAAVQGGKVKQSKPASLAKAKAGTASAPRMVRAKSTATAEPRRAKASVEQTAAVAKKVASKLAAHPEVRLALRALPVSAAPEAAHKVLRAKGQIVQETIEISDHRPVTQKIQKKVPTAVASVASSGAPVKAVMAEGSTAKLIQAAAEKAAAEKSQVDKIHVDKTEIEKAMVVSSKPQPIVKEMKGAAVKSAEVKAGETKPVEKPGAAAIKPVKPAAPKQGFKPMEYIVYPAHGVGQIVAVEEQEVAGFKLELFVISFIKDKMILKVPTPKSVSVGMRKLAGPEVVKRALGTLTGRARVKRTMWSRRAQEYEAKINSGDLVAIAEVVRDLYRSDAQPEQSYSERQLYEAALDRVVREIAVVEKLTETESLKLIDAQLQKGPRRGKGDDVEVDPVSVGEGEDGDIDEAA is encoded by the coding sequence GTGCAAAAAAAGGCGGCATCTGCCAAGCGCGTCCAAAAGGCCGCCGCCGTTCAGGGCGGCAAAGTCAAGCAGAGCAAGCCGGCGAGCTTGGCCAAGGCGAAAGCCGGCACAGCTTCGGCGCCGCGCATGGTGCGTGCGAAATCGACTGCCACGGCTGAACCGCGGCGCGCGAAAGCCAGCGTTGAACAGACCGCGGCCGTCGCAAAGAAGGTTGCTTCCAAATTGGCGGCGCATCCGGAGGTGCGGCTCGCGCTCCGCGCTTTGCCCGTGTCGGCGGCGCCTGAGGCCGCCCACAAAGTTCTCCGGGCCAAGGGCCAAATCGTTCAAGAAACCATCGAGATTAGCGATCATCGTCCAGTGACTCAAAAAATCCAGAAGAAAGTGCCGACTGCTGTGGCTTCGGTCGCCAGCTCCGGGGCGCCGGTAAAGGCTGTGATGGCCGAGGGAAGTACAGCTAAGCTCATCCAGGCTGCGGCCGAAAAAGCCGCGGCTGAAAAATCTCAGGTCGACAAGATCCATGTCGATAAGACTGAAATCGAAAAGGCTATGGTGGTTTCGAGCAAGCCGCAGCCCATCGTCAAAGAGATGAAAGGTGCCGCGGTGAAATCGGCAGAGGTGAAAGCGGGTGAGACGAAACCGGTTGAAAAGCCAGGCGCGGCAGCTATCAAACCGGTCAAGCCGGCGGCTCCCAAGCAGGGCTTCAAGCCGATGGAATATATCGTCTATCCGGCCCATGGCGTCGGTCAGATCGTGGCCGTGGAAGAGCAGGAAGTCGCAGGCTTCAAGCTCGAGTTGTTTGTGATCAGCTTCATCAAAGACAAGATGATCTTGAAGGTTCCGACGCCTAAATCGGTCAGTGTCGGCATGCGCAAGCTCGCCGGACCGGAGGTGGTCAAGCGCGCGCTCGGCACGCTGACCGGCCGTGCGCGTGTCAAGCGCACCATGTGGTCGCGCCGCGCGCAGGAATATGAGGCGAAGATCAACTCAGGCGATCTTGTCGCGATTGCCGAAGTGGTGCGCGATCTCTATCGGTCCGACGCACAACCGGAGCAATCCTATTCGGAACGGCAGCTCTACGAAGCCGCGCTCGACCGCGTGGTTCGGGAGATCGCCGTGGTGGAAAAGCTGACCGAAACGGAATCGCTGAAGCTGATCGATGCGCAGCTGCAGAAAGGTCCGCGCCGCGGCAAGGGCGACGACGTCGAAGTCGATCCCGTCAGTGTGGGTGAAGGCGAGGACGGCGACATCGACGAGGCGGCTTGA
- a CDS encoding NAD(P)/FAD-dependent oxidoreductase produces MSEVVIVGAGLSGTIMAYELLPYLRPEDHLTLVGQGSIYHFVPSNPWVAIGWRERREIEIDLDEIMSRKKIHFVSVGAHRIDPVNKKVELENGGAISFDYLVIATGPDLAFDEIPGFGPEHHTQSICHIDHAVKAKEAFERFAAAPGPLVVGAAQGASCFGPAYEFAFILDTELRKRKLRDRVPMTFVTSEPYIGHLGLDGVGDTKGLLESELRARHIKWITNARVTSVESANIFVEEMGENGAVQKLHDLPFAYAMMLPAFRGVGAVRGLDGLVNPRGFVLIDKKQRNPTYPNIFSIGVCVAIPPVGPTPVPVGVPKTGFMIESMVTATAANIGALLRGETPSAEATWNAVCLADFGDSGVAFVAQPQIPPRNVNWASKGLWVHYAKIAFEKYFLHKIRRGESEPFYERMLMETLQLRKVKRGA; encoded by the coding sequence ATGTCAGAAGTGGTTATCGTCGGTGCGGGATTGAGCGGCACCATCATGGCCTATGAACTCCTGCCGTATCTGCGGCCGGAAGATCATTTGACCTTGGTTGGCCAGGGCTCAATCTATCATTTTGTTCCCTCCAATCCCTGGGTCGCGATTGGTTGGCGCGAGCGGCGTGAAATCGAAATCGATCTCGACGAGATCATGAGCCGCAAGAAAATTCATTTCGTGTCGGTCGGCGCCCACCGCATCGATCCCGTCAACAAGAAGGTCGAACTCGAGAATGGCGGCGCAATTTCCTTCGATTATCTCGTGATCGCCACTGGCCCCGATCTCGCCTTCGACGAAATTCCCGGCTTCGGCCCGGAGCACCATACTCAATCGATCTGCCATATCGACCACGCGGTCAAGGCCAAGGAGGCATTCGAACGCTTCGCCGCTGCGCCGGGGCCGCTTGTGGTCGGCGCCGCGCAAGGTGCCTCCTGCTTCGGCCCAGCCTATGAATTCGCCTTCATCCTCGACACCGAGCTGCGCAAGCGTAAACTCCGCGATCGTGTGCCGATGACCTTTGTCACGTCGGAGCCCTATATCGGCCATCTCGGTCTCGATGGGGTCGGCGACACAAAAGGGCTGCTCGAATCAGAATTGCGCGCCCGCCATATCAAATGGATTACCAATGCGCGCGTCACATCGGTCGAATCGGCGAATATTTTCGTCGAGGAAATGGGCGAGAATGGCGCGGTGCAGAAGCTGCACGATCTGCCATTTGCCTATGCCATGATGCTGCCGGCCTTTCGTGGGGTCGGTGCGGTTCGCGGCCTCGACGGGCTCGTCAATCCGCGCGGCTTCGTGCTCATCGACAAGAAGCAGCGTAACCCCACCTATCCGAATATCTTCAGCATCGGCGTCTGCGTCGCGATTCCACCGGTCGGGCCTACTCCCGTGCCGGTCGGCGTGCCGAAGACAGGCTTCATGATCGAATCCATGGTCACCGCGACAGCAGCCAATATCGGCGCTCTTCTGCGTGGTGAAACGCCATCCGCGGAAGCGACGTGGAACGCCGTATGCCTCGCCGATTTCGGCGATAGCGGTGTCGCTTTTGTCGCGCAACCGCAGATTCCGCCGCGCAATGTCAACTGGGCCTCGAAGGGGCTTTGGGTGCATTATGCGAAGATCGCCTTCGAGAAATATTTTCTGCACAAGATCCGGCGCGGCGAAAGCGAGCCTTTCTATGAGCGCATGCTGATGGAGACATTGCAGCTGCGCAAGGTGAAGCGCGGCGCCTGA
- a CDS encoding DUF1810 domain-containing protein yields the protein MTDPCDLQRFVDAQAANYRQVGAELRDGCKRSHWIWFIFPQIAGLGQSAMSHRFAISSRAEALAYLAHPILGPRLRECTSLVNDIEGRNATQIFGSPDDLKFRSSMTLFAAATPDNAVFEEALRKYFGGIGDPLTLQRL from the coding sequence TTGACCGATCCTTGCGATCTCCAACGCTTCGTCGATGCGCAGGCGGCGAACTATCGGCAAGTCGGCGCGGAACTCCGCGACGGTTGCAAAAGAAGCCATTGGATATGGTTCATCTTTCCGCAGATCGCTGGACTTGGCCAAAGCGCGATGTCGCATCGTTTTGCGATTTCCTCGCGCGCGGAGGCGCTCGCCTATCTCGCGCATCCGATTCTCGGGCCGAGACTTCGAGAATGCACGAGCCTCGTCAATGACATCGAAGGCCGCAACGCAACGCAGATCTTCGGTAGTCCCGACGATCTGAAATTTCGCTCTTCAATGACGCTCTTCGCGGCGGCAACACCCGACAATGCGGTCTTCGAAGAGGCGCTGCGAAAATATTTCGGAGGCATCGGCGATCCGTTGACGCTGCAACGGCTCTAA